Genomic DNA from Desulfonema ishimotonii:
AGTGCCCGTGATTCACGTGGCGCCGTCGCCTCATCTGTCCAATACCGCTCAGACGACCCGGCGGATGATGATTGACGTGCTGATCGGCCTGGCGCCGGTGGTCGGAGTGGCCGTGTATGTGTTTAAGATGTACGCGGTAATACAACTGGCAACCTGTGTGGTCAGCTGTCTGGCGGCCGAAGCGCTTTTTACCCGGATGCGGGGCAACAAAATGACGCTCTGCGACTTTTCCGCTGCCGTCACCGGGGTCATTCTGGCCCTCTCCCTGCCCGGCACCGCCCCCTGGTATGTGGGCGTTATTGCCGCATTTGTGGCCATCGGCATCGCCAAGGCGATTTTCGGCGGCATCGGCATGAACCTCTTCAACCCGGCTATGGTCGGACGCGCCTTTGTCATGATCGCATTTGCCAGCGCCCTGGGGGCGTCCGGCTATATGGACGCAGGCAGCGCGGTGGATGCCATCACTCAGGCGACGCCGCTCACGGCCTTTAAACAGGGGGGCATCACCACTCCGCTGTCCGCACTTTTCTGGGGAACCACCAACGGCTCTCTGGGTGAGACCAGCGCCATTGCCTGTCTCATCGGCGGCCTCTACCTCTGCCTCCGGCGGACCGCCTCGTGGGAGATCCCGACCGGCGTGATTGCGGCCACTGTTGTGCTGGGCGGAATTGGCAATCTGGTTTGCCCCGGAGCCCAGTGGACGGTGCTGCACCACCTGCTCGGCGGTGCGCTCCTCTTCGGTGCGTTTTTTATTGCCACCGATCCGGTTTCCAGCCCGCTGACGCCCAAGGGCAAGTTCATTTTCGGAGCAGGCACAGGTGCGATTATCATGCTGCTGCGTGTTTTCAGCGGCTATCCTGAAGGCGTGATGTTTGCGGTGCTGCTGATGAACGCGGTGACACCTCTGATTAATCGCTGGACCATTCCCAGGCCCCTGGGCGGAAAATAGGACAGGAGCGTATGAAACCGATACAACCAATGGAACCCATGTCGCTGAGTACCTTTGAGCGGCTGAGAAACAACAATATCATTCAGGCGTGGCTGGTACTCATTCTGACCCTGATCTTCGGTTCTTCCCTGGCAGGGATTCAGATGACGCTCGGTCCCCGGATCGAGGAAAACAAGATTAACGAAACCCGCGAGAAAGTGCCCGAACTGGTTCTGGGGCAGGAAGCGGCCCAGAAGCTGGCAGAGTCCGGCCAGGCCCTGGAGATCACCCCCCTTTCCGTTGTCGTGGACAAGGGCGTCAAAAAGGTCTCCTACAGCGTATTTGAGGCGATCGGCCCGGACAAAAAACGGGCGGGCTGGGTGGTCAAGACCAGAGGTCAGGGATATGCGGACAGAATCGAGCTGCTGCTGGGCCTCAGTCCGGACGCCAAAAAGGTGACCGGTCTCTTTATCCTGGATCAGAAGGAAACACCCGGTCTGGGCAACAAAATCGTGACGCCGGAGTGGCGGGGACAGTTCATCGGCAAAGCCACGGCCGGATCACTTTCCGTGGTCAAGGGCAGCGCCACCGCACCGGACCAGATCAACGCCATCACGGGCGCGACCATCTCGTCTGACAGTGTAACCGGTATCATCAACGCAGCCATTGCCGACCTTCGGGGCCCGCTGGCTGCCAAAGCATCAGGGGGTGAATAAACATGGCTGATCAACCGACCGCTGCGGAAAGATTTATCCAGGGATACTCCCGGAAAACCCGGTGTATCGCCAGCTCCTGGGACTCTGTCCCACCCTGGCGGTGACCAATGGCCTGAAAGCGGCCATTACCATGTCCGCCGCCGTTATGTTCGTACTGTTCTGTGCCAATGTGATGATCAGCCTGATGCGCAATCTGCTGAAACCGCACCTGCGGATCGTGATCTTCACGCTGACCATTGCCACCTTTGTGACCATTGCCGACCGGTTTCTGGCGGCCTATGTCTATCAGATGAGCAAGGTGCTGGGACCGTACATTCCGCTGATTATCGTCAACTGCATCATCATCTGCCGGTGTGAGGTCTGCGCCTCCAAACAGGGCGTGGTGGCGGCCGGGGCGGATGCCATCGGCCAGTCCATAGGCTTCTGTCTGGCATTGTCCAGCATTGCGGCCGTCCGGGAACTCCTGGG
This window encodes:
- a CDS encoding Rnf-Nqr domain containing protein, with translation MYRQLLGLCPTLAVTNGLKAAITMSAAVMFVLFCANVMISLMRNLLKPHLRIVIFTLTIATFVTIADRFLAAYVYQMSKVLGPYIPLIIVNCIIICRCEVCASKQGVVAAGADAIGQSIGFCLALSSIAAVRELLGTGMLFEIRILPAIWPDWVIMVLPPGAFLTFGLLLGLINWYSELRSQKARG
- a CDS encoding FMN-binding protein, whose translation is MKPIQPMEPMSLSTFERLRNNNIIQAWLVLILTLIFGSSLAGIQMTLGPRIEENKINETREKVPELVLGQEAAQKLAESGQALEITPLSVVVDKGVKKVSYSVFEAIGPDKKRAGWVVKTRGQGYADRIELLLGLSPDAKKVTGLFILDQKETPGLGNKIVTPEWRGQFIGKATAGSLSVVKGSATAPDQINAITGATISSDSVTGIINAAIADLRGPLAAKASGGE
- a CDS encoding RnfABCDGE type electron transport complex subunit D; protein product: MIHVAPSPHLSNTAQTTRRMMIDVLIGLAPVVGVAVYVFKMYAVIQLATCVVSCLAAEALFTRMRGNKMTLCDFSAAVTGVILALSLPGTAPWYVGVIAAFVAIGIAKAIFGGIGMNLFNPAMVGRAFVMIAFASALGASGYMDAGSAVDAITQATPLTAFKQGGITTPLSALFWGTTNGSLGETSAIACLIGGLYLCLRRTASWEIPTGVIAATVVLGGIGNLVCPGAQWTVLHHLLGGALLFGAFFIATDPVSSPLTPKGKFIFGAGTGAIIMLLRVFSGYPEGVMFAVLLMNAVTPLINRWTIPRPLGGK